Proteins encoded by one window of Chryseobacterium foetidum:
- a CDS encoding nucleoside triphosphate pyrophosphohydrolase family protein: protein MEKIDSLNQVAEFHTTFKAPILDTPQIPSADRCNLRVELLQEELNELKQAIADNDIVEIADALCDLQYVLSGAVLEFGLGEKFVELFNEVQRSNMSKACENEAQAQETVDFYKEKDVESFYEKSGEKFNVYRKADHKVLKNKYYSPADLTQILEK from the coding sequence ATGGAGAAGATCGACAGCCTTAATCAAGTGGCAGAATTTCATACAACTTTCAAAGCACCAATTTTAGATACCCCTCAAATCCCTTCAGCAGACCGTTGCAACCTTAGAGTTGAACTTTTACAGGAAGAATTAAACGAATTAAAACAGGCAATTGCAGACAATGACATCGTTGAAATTGCTGATGCTTTGTGTGATTTGCAGTACGTTTTAAGCGGTGCTGTTTTGGAATTTGGTTTGGGCGAAAAATTCGTTGAGCTCTTCAATGAGGTTCAGCGTTCGAATATGTCTAAAGCTTGCGAAAATGAAGCACAGGCTCAGGAAACAGTTGATTTTTACAAAGAAAAAGACGTGGAATCGTTCTACGAAAAATCAGGAGAAAAATTTAATGTTTACAGAAAAGCAGATCACAAAGTTTTGAAAAACAAATACTACTCTCCTGCCGACCTTACACAAATTTTAGAAAAATAA
- a CDS encoding acyl-CoA dehydrogenase family protein, whose protein sequence is MNTETMDNIKMIAETAKDFAEKNIRPNIMEWDESQTFPKELFHQLGEMGFMGIVIPEEYGGSGLGYHEYVTILDEISQVDPSIGLSVAAHNSLCTNHIYEFGNEEQRQRWLPQLASGKVIGAWGLTEHNTGSDSGGMSTTAVKDGDEWVINGAKNFITHAISGDIAVVITRTGEIGAKNNSTAFVLEKGMAGFTSGKKENKLGMRASETAELIFGNVRVSDANRLGEVGEGFKQAMKILDGGRISIAALSLGTARGAYKAALKYAKERKQFGKSISEFQAINFMLADMATEIDAAELLIQRASTLKNAKQKMTKEGAMAKLYASEACVRISNNAVQIFGGYGYTKDFPAEKFYRDSKLCTIGEGTSEIQRLVIGRDITK, encoded by the coding sequence ATGAATACAGAAACAATGGATAACATTAAAATGATAGCCGAAACGGCGAAAGACTTTGCTGAGAAAAACATCAGACCTAATATTATGGAATGGGACGAAAGTCAGACTTTCCCTAAAGAATTGTTCCACCAGTTAGGCGAAATGGGCTTTATGGGAATTGTAATTCCTGAAGAATATGGCGGTTCCGGTCTTGGATATCATGAATATGTAACCATCCTTGACGAAATTTCTCAGGTAGACCCTTCTATCGGTCTTTCTGTGGCTGCTCACAACTCGCTTTGCACCAATCATATCTATGAATTTGGAAATGAAGAGCAAAGACAGAGATGGTTGCCTCAACTGGCTTCAGGCAAGGTAATCGGAGCCTGGGGATTGACTGAACACAACACAGGTTCAGATTCTGGAGGAATGTCTACCACTGCTGTGAAAGATGGAGACGAGTGGGTAATCAACGGAGCAAAAAACTTTATTACACACGCAATTTCAGGAGATATCGCTGTGGTAATTACAAGAACAGGAGAAATCGGAGCTAAAAATAATTCCACAGCTTTCGTTTTGGAAAAAGGAATGGCTGGTTTCACTTCCGGTAAAAAAGAGAACAAGCTTGGAATGAGAGCTTCAGAAACAGCTGAGCTTATTTTTGGTAATGTTCGTGTTTCAGATGCCAACCGTTTAGGTGAAGTAGGTGAAGGTTTCAAACAGGCAATGAAAATTTTGGACGGAGGTAGAATTTCTATCGCTGCACTAAGTTTGGGAACTGCAAGAGGTGCTTACAAAGCTGCTTTGAAATACGCTAAAGAAAGAAAACAGTTCGGAAAATCAATTTCAGAATTTCAGGCGATCAACTTTATGTTGGCAGATATGGCAACTGAGATTGATGCCGCAGAACTGTTGATTCAGAGAGCTTCTACATTGAAAAATGCGAAGCAAAAAATGACCAAAGAAGGTGCGATGGCAAAACTGTATGCTTCTGAGGCTTGTGTAAGAATTTCAAACAACGCCGTACAGATTTTCGGTGGTTACGGTTATACAAAAGATTTCCCTGCTGAGAAATTCTACAGAGATTCTAAATTGTGCACCATTGGGGAAGGAACTTCTGAGATCCAGAGATTGGTGATCGGAAGAGACATTACAAAATAG
- a CDS encoding GNAT family N-acetyltransferase, which produces MESKIEMREAQITEVGQIWEIIQQAIERRRKEGSTQWQNGYPNRDTIESDIKKHFGYVLTVDDEIAVYTALIMNDEPAYSSIEGAWLSDGEFVVIHRVAVNEKFAGKGMVKILFDKIEDFTRSQNIKSIKVDTNFDNLAMLKILESKGYSYCGEVMLAGGMRKAFEKIIF; this is translated from the coding sequence ATGGAATCTAAAATTGAAATGAGAGAAGCCCAAATTACTGAAGTCGGGCAAATCTGGGAAATCATTCAGCAGGCGATTGAGAGACGCAGGAAAGAAGGAAGCACACAGTGGCAGAACGGTTATCCAAATAGAGATACCATCGAGTCTGACATTAAAAAACATTTCGGATACGTTCTGACGGTTGATGATGAAATTGCTGTTTACACTGCGCTCATAATGAATGACGAACCCGCTTATTCTTCTATTGAAGGGGCGTGGTTGAGCGACGGAGAATTTGTAGTAATTCACAGAGTCGCTGTAAACGAAAAATTTGCAGGCAAAGGAATGGTAAAAATTCTCTTTGATAAAATTGAAGATTTTACAAGATCTCAAAACATTAAAAGTATAAAAGTGGATACCAATTTTGATAATCTTGCCATGCTTAAAATACTGGAATCTAAAGGATATTCTTACTGCGGAGAGGTGATGCTTGCAGGCGGAATGAGAAAAGCTTTTGAGAAGATTATATTTTAA
- a CDS encoding GbsR/MarR family transcriptional regulator, which translates to MDKRTHFDEKIFQDAVRFYGTVFNIPPLASKIYAYLLFDFQKKGITFDEFVEVFGASKSSVSTSLVLLLNAELIVDVNKIDERKRFFFINDDYKRIRFEKIVQKMQDELKLLDELDAFNKNNNVTYEEYNDRIIAYKDLLTKNIENIQESLNKL; encoded by the coding sequence TTGGATAAACGCACACACTTTGATGAAAAGATTTTTCAGGATGCCGTAAGATTTTACGGTACGGTTTTTAATATACCACCCTTAGCCTCAAAAATTTACGCGTACCTCCTTTTTGATTTTCAGAAGAAGGGAATTACGTTTGATGAATTCGTTGAAGTTTTTGGTGCGAGCAAAAGTTCGGTATCTACAAGTCTGGTTTTGCTTTTAAATGCAGAACTGATCGTAGATGTAAACAAAATTGATGAAAGAAAAAGATTCTTTTTTATCAATGACGATTACAAAAGGATAAGATTTGAAAAAATTGTTCAGAAAATGCAGGATGAACTGAAACTTCTGGATGAGCTCGATGCGTTTAATAAAAACAATAATGTGACCTACGAAGAATACAATGACAGGATCATCGCCTACAAAGATCTTCTCACAAAAAATATAGAAAACATACAGGAATCTCTTAATAAACTATAA
- a CDS encoding reprolysin-like metallopeptidase: MKKQLLVIGMLTSCISFAQTDRLWTSTSAKANAEIVENKTSLLSPKIFSLDFNGLKNALTKAPKRLSAGEKSEVIISFPNSEGRMENFKVRENSNFDPALAAKYPDIKSYVGEGLEDSSSTIYFSISPLGLSSMEIYGDKSAVFIEPYTKDLSTYAVYRKTDKKSDLNTFECTVLDVAQKGLSINDNGWALRPNADDAKLRTFRLAMSTTGEYTTYFGGTKANALAAINNTMTRVNGVFEKDFSARMVLIANNDAVIYTNASTDPYSAAAQMSNWNSQLQSTLTSVIGEANYDVGHLFGASGGGGNAGCIGCVCVNGSKGSGYTSPSDGIPSGDNFDIDYVAHELGHQFGGNHTFSHGNEGTGVNMEPGSGSTIMGYAGITAQDVQPHSDSFFHAVSIQQITNNIKAKTCPTSTNTGNAIPTADAGADYTIPKGTPFMLTGTGTDANGDALTYIWEQMNNASSSQTAANSAASATKATGPTFRSWTPQTTPTRYFPRMASILTGATTTAGSEITVEALSNVARSYNFRFTVRDNKAGGSGNNSDDAVITVNGTAGPFSVSSQNSATSYTGGTSQTVTWNVAGTTANGVNAANVDILWSTNSGATWTTLLSGTPNDGSQALTIPNVSTTTGRIMVKGSNHIFFDVNNANITVNAGSGTVDTTPPTAPTLAASGTTSTSTNLSWSGATDVVGVTGYDVYQGSSLIGSTASTTYAVTSLTPSTTYSFTVRAKDAAGNISTASNSVSVTTLAGTSVSYCSAISTNTSDERIGNVKFGTINNTSTGTAGYENFTAISTNVTRGTAYTVSITPVWTSTKYNEAYAVYIDYNKDGDFTDSGELVWTKTGSQTSPVTGSITIPASASLGTTRMRVMMQYNSVPSSSCGSYTYGQVEDYTLNIVSSGRTGESDTKDLFTDFKLYPNPARDLLNISNTTNEEYKIFDMGGKVIRSGKLERGSVNVSSLISGAYVIQIREISKRFIKK; encoded by the coding sequence ATGAAAAAACAACTATTGGTGATTGGAATGCTTACATCATGCATTTCATTCGCACAGACCGACCGACTTTGGACTTCAACATCCGCAAAAGCAAATGCTGAAATTGTTGAAAACAAAACTTCTCTTCTCAGTCCAAAAATTTTCTCTTTAGATTTTAACGGATTAAAAAATGCCTTGACAAAAGCTCCAAAGAGATTGTCTGCCGGGGAAAAATCTGAAGTCATCATCTCTTTCCCAAACTCGGAAGGCAGAATGGAAAATTTCAAAGTCAGAGAAAATTCAAACTTTGACCCTGCTTTGGCTGCGAAATATCCGGACATCAAATCTTATGTAGGTGAAGGTCTGGAAGATTCAAGCTCGACAATTTATTTCAGCATTTCGCCTCTCGGTCTGTCATCAATGGAAATTTATGGCGACAAATCTGCAGTTTTCATTGAACCGTATACAAAAGACCTTTCAACCTACGCCGTTTACAGAAAAACTGATAAAAAATCTGATTTAAATACTTTTGAATGCACCGTTTTAGATGTTGCACAAAAAGGATTAAGCATTAATGACAATGGTTGGGCTCTGAGACCCAATGCCGATGATGCAAAATTGAGAACTTTCCGTTTGGCGATGTCAACAACCGGTGAGTACACCACGTATTTTGGAGGAACAAAAGCCAACGCTTTAGCCGCAATCAATAACACGATGACCCGCGTGAATGGTGTTTTTGAGAAAGATTTTTCTGCCAGAATGGTTTTAATCGCCAATAACGATGCTGTAATTTACACCAACGCATCTACAGATCCGTATTCTGCAGCAGCTCAGATGAGTAATTGGAATTCTCAGTTACAATCTACTTTAACTTCTGTAATCGGAGAGGCCAATTACGACGTCGGACATTTGTTCGGAGCTTCCGGAGGGGGCGGAAATGCTGGCTGTATCGGATGCGTCTGCGTGAACGGTTCCAAAGGCAGCGGCTACACTTCCCCATCAGACGGAATTCCTTCAGGTGACAATTTCGACATCGATTATGTTGCCCACGAATTGGGTCATCAGTTCGGAGGAAATCACACTTTCTCACACGGAAACGAAGGAACTGGAGTTAATATGGAACCTGGCTCAGGATCAACTATAATGGGTTATGCAGGAATTACTGCTCAGGATGTTCAGCCTCATTCAGATTCGTTTTTTCATGCCGTGAGTATTCAGCAGATTACGAATAATATTAAAGCTAAAACCTGCCCAACCAGCACCAATACAGGAAATGCAATTCCTACAGCAGATGCAGGAGCAGATTATACCATTCCGAAAGGAACACCGTTTATGCTGACAGGCACCGGAACCGATGCCAACGGAGATGCTTTAACCTACATTTGGGAACAGATGAACAACGCATCATCTTCTCAAACGGCAGCCAATTCTGCAGCGAGCGCAACAAAAGCAACAGGACCAACTTTCAGATCATGGACTCCGCAGACAACGCCAACAAGATATTTTCCGAGAATGGCTTCCATTTTAACGGGAGCAACAACGACAGCCGGTTCAGAAATAACGGTTGAAGCTTTATCCAATGTTGCGAGGTCTTATAATTTCAGATTTACGGTTCGTGACAACAAAGCCGGAGGTTCAGGAAATAATTCTGATGATGCGGTAATCACAGTCAACGGAACTGCGGGACCATTCAGCGTAAGTTCGCAAAACTCTGCAACGTCTTACACTGGCGGAACTTCACAAACTGTTACATGGAATGTTGCCGGAACTACAGCCAACGGTGTAAATGCTGCCAACGTGGATATTTTATGGTCGACGAATTCAGGTGCGACATGGACTACCCTTCTTTCAGGAACTCCAAACGACGGTTCTCAGGCATTAACCATTCCGAATGTTTCAACAACAACGGGAAGGATTATGGTGAAAGGTTCAAATCATATTTTCTTTGATGTCAACAATGCCAATATTACCGTAAATGCGGGTTCGGGAACAGTTGATACTACTCCACCAACAGCTCCAACTCTGGCGGCTTCGGGAACGACTTCTACAAGCACTAATCTTTCTTGGTCGGGTGCAACTGATGTGGTTGGCGTAACGGGTTATGATGTTTACCAAGGGTCATCCTTAATTGGCTCTACAGCTTCCACGACTTACGCAGTGACGAGTTTAACACCTTCCACAACGTACAGTTTTACAGTAAGAGCTAAAGATGCAGCTGGCAATATTTCTACTGCAAGCAACTCTGTGAGCGTGACAACTTTGGCGGGAACTTCGGTTTCCTACTGTTCAGCAATATCGACCAATACTTCAGATGAAAGAATTGGAAATGTAAAATTCGGAACCATCAACAACACTTCCACAGGAACCGCTGGGTACGAAAACTTCACGGCAATCTCAACGAATGTGACCAGAGGTACAGCTTACACAGTTTCAATAACTCCGGTTTGGACATCTACCAAATACAATGAAGCGTACGCCGTTTACATTGATTACAACAAAGATGGCGATTTCACAGACAGCGGCGAACTGGTTTGGACTAAAACAGGTTCACAAACATCTCCGGTAACCGGATCAATTACAATTCCTGCTTCTGCAAGTTTGGGAACAACCAGAATGAGAGTAATGATGCAGTACAATTCTGTGCCTTCGTCATCTTGCGGTTCTTATACGTATGGTCAGGTTGAAGACTATACTTTAAATATTGTTTCGTCCGGAAGAACAGGTGAATCAGATACTAAAGATTTATTTACAGATTTTAAATTGTATCCAAATCCTGCGAGAGATCTTTTAAATATTTCCAACACCACCAACGAAGAGTACAAAATTTTCGACATGGGAGGAAAAGTCATCCGTTCAGGAAAACTGGAAAGAGGTTCTGTGAATGTAAGCAGCTTAATCAGTGGTGCCTACGTCATTCAGATTCGAGAAATTTCAAAAAGATTTATTAAAAAATAA
- a CDS encoding DUF2007 domain-containing protein, protein MERSTRVSVFESDKPAEIQLIKSKLDDADITNETENNYLTFTTTPTATTLKVMVDLQDEKKAFEVIDAYLQQNQNQ, encoded by the coding sequence ATGGAAAGAAGTACAAGAGTATCAGTTTTTGAAAGCGATAAACCAGCTGAAATTCAGTTAATTAAGTCTAAACTTGATGATGCTGATATTACCAACGAGACAGAAAACAATTATCTCACCTTTACAACAACGCCTACAGCAACAACTTTAAAGGTGATGGTAGACCTTCAGGATGAGAAAAAAGCTTTTGAAGTGATTGATGCCTATTTGCAGCAAAATCAAAATCAATAA
- the amaB gene encoding L-piperidine-6-carboxylate dehydrogenase, whose product MSKKVKDFGIERSLKNLGIKDENKGTSTGGKFFASGKTIESYSPADGRLIGKVKLSGEKDYDKVMESAQKAFLEFRTMPAPKRGEIVRQLGQKLRDYKDDLGKLVSYEMGKSLQEGLGEVQEMIDICDFAVGLSRQLHGYTMHSERPGHRMYEQYHPLGIVSIITAFNFPVAVWAWNTALAWICGNVTIWKPSEKTPLCAIACQNIMNEVLKENNLSEGISSVLVADHEIGQKLVDDKRVALVSFTGSTRVGRMVSSKVAERFGKSILELGGNNAIIISKDADLDMSIIGAVFGAVGTAGQRCTSTRRLIIHESVYDEVKNRLAKAYGQLKIGNPLDENMHVGPLIDVEAVNQYEKAIEKCKSEGGKFVVEGGVLEGKDYESGCYVKPCIAEVENSFEIVQHETFAPILYLIKYSTLEEAIAIQNDVPQGLSSAIMTTNLREAELFLSHAGSDCGIANVNIGTSGAEIGGAFGGEKETGGGRESGSDVWKYYMRRQTNTINYTASLPLAQGIKFDL is encoded by the coding sequence ATGTCAAAAAAAGTCAAAGATTTCGGAATTGAAAGATCATTAAAAAATTTAGGAATCAAAGATGAAAACAAAGGAACTTCTACTGGAGGTAAATTTTTTGCATCAGGAAAAACAATAGAAAGTTATTCTCCGGCAGACGGAAGATTAATTGGTAAAGTAAAATTATCGGGCGAAAAAGATTACGACAAAGTAATGGAATCTGCCCAAAAAGCCTTTCTGGAATTCAGAACAATGCCCGCACCCAAAAGAGGCGAAATCGTACGCCAGCTCGGGCAGAAATTAAGAGATTACAAAGACGACCTCGGCAAACTTGTTTCATACGAAATGGGAAAATCTCTGCAGGAAGGTCTTGGTGAAGTTCAGGAAATGATAGACATCTGCGATTTCGCAGTCGGATTATCAAGACAGCTTCACGGCTACACCATGCATTCTGAAAGACCAGGTCACAGAATGTACGAGCAATATCATCCGCTTGGTATTGTAAGTATTATCACAGCATTCAACTTTCCGGTAGCAGTTTGGGCGTGGAACACAGCTTTGGCTTGGATCTGTGGAAACGTTACCATCTGGAAACCATCAGAAAAAACACCGCTTTGTGCCATTGCGTGTCAAAATATTATGAATGAAGTTTTAAAGGAAAATAATCTTTCTGAAGGAATTTCAAGCGTATTGGTTGCAGATCATGAGATCGGACAAAAATTGGTGGATGACAAACGTGTCGCTTTGGTTTCATTTACCGGTTCTACAAGAGTCGGAAGAATGGTTTCTTCTAAAGTGGCTGAAAGATTCGGTAAATCAATATTAGAATTAGGTGGAAATAATGCGATCATCATTTCTAAAGATGCCGATCTGGATATGTCAATCATCGGAGCAGTTTTCGGAGCTGTAGGAACTGCAGGGCAGAGATGTACTTCTACAAGAAGACTGATTATTCATGAATCAGTGTATGATGAAGTGAAAAACCGTTTGGCAAAAGCTTACGGACAGTTAAAAATCGGAAATCCTTTAGACGAAAACATGCACGTTGGTCCGCTGATCGATGTGGAAGCAGTAAATCAATACGAAAAAGCGATTGAAAAATGTAAATCTGAAGGCGGAAAATTTGTCGTTGAAGGTGGAGTTCTGGAAGGAAAAGATTACGAATCAGGTTGCTATGTGAAACCATGCATCGCGGAAGTCGAAAATTCTTTCGAAATCGTTCAGCATGAAACGTTTGCACCGATTTTATATCTAATTAAATATTCAACTTTAGAAGAAGCAATCGCGATTCAGAATGATGTTCCTCAGGGACTTTCTTCGGCAATTATGACTACAAATTTGAGAGAAGCGGAATTATTTCTTTCCCATGCAGGTTCAGACTGCGGAATTGCCAACGTAAATATCGGAACTTCAGGTGCCGAAATCGGCGGTGCTTTCGGTGGCGAAAAAGAAACCGGCGGAGGCAGAGAATCCGGCTCTGATGTTTGGAAATACTACATGAGAAGACAAACCAACACCATTAATTACACTGCAAGCCTTCCATTGGCTCAGGGAATTAAATTTGATTTATAA
- the lat gene encoding L-lysine 6-transaminase, translating to MDNTIEIQTNKIKETVGKHVLADGFDFVMDIENSHGSWIHDSVSGKNFLDMFSMFGSASIGYNHPYLVEKSEWLGKMAVNKPTLADVYSKEYAQFLETFERVVMPKELQYAFFIEGGAMGVENAMKACFDWKTRKNFEKGLDIEAGICIHFRQAFHGRSGYTLSLTNTSDPRKYQYFPMFDWPRILNPKLHFPITEENLEETIKNENLALIQIAEAIISNRDKVACIIIEPIQAEGGDNHFRDEFFVGLRKICDEHEVLLIFDEVQTGIGITGKMWAFEHLSVRPDIISFGKKTQVCGVLANKEKFDEIPNNVFRESSRINSTFGGNLIDMLRFQLVMEVIEKENLLENANSVGEYLLEGLQKLAQKFPEKLSNARGKGLMCAIDLPSGERRDKIRNELYNDGLIILSCGDQSIRFRPHLNVTKEEIQIALDKIENNINKI from the coding sequence ATGGACAATACAATTGAAATTCAAACAAATAAAATAAAAGAAACAGTCGGCAAACACGTTTTGGCAGACGGTTTCGACTTTGTAATGGATATTGAAAACTCTCACGGATCTTGGATTCATGATTCGGTTTCAGGGAAAAATTTTCTTGATATGTTTTCAATGTTCGGCTCGGCTTCTATCGGTTACAATCATCCTTATTTAGTGGAAAAATCTGAATGGCTGGGCAAAATGGCAGTCAATAAACCGACTTTGGCGGATGTTTATTCTAAAGAGTACGCTCAGTTTCTTGAAACTTTCGAAAGAGTAGTGATGCCGAAAGAACTTCAGTACGCATTCTTTATTGAAGGCGGAGCTATGGGCGTTGAAAATGCCATGAAAGCGTGCTTCGACTGGAAAACGAGAAAAAATTTCGAAAAAGGTTTAGACATTGAAGCAGGAATCTGCATCCATTTCAGACAGGCATTCCACGGAAGAAGCGGTTATACTTTAAGTTTGACCAACACTTCAGATCCGCGAAAATATCAGTATTTCCCGATGTTTGACTGGCCAAGAATTTTAAATCCGAAACTGCATTTCCCAATCACGGAAGAAAATTTAGAGGAAACCATTAAAAATGAAAATCTTGCTTTAATTCAGATTGCAGAAGCGATAATTTCAAATCGTGATAAAGTGGCATGTATTATTATTGAACCGATTCAGGCTGAAGGTGGTGACAATCATTTCAGGGATGAGTTTTTTGTAGGTTTGAGAAAAATATGTGATGAGCATGAAGTCCTGTTAATTTTTGACGAAGTTCAGACAGGAATCGGAATCACCGGAAAAATGTGGGCTTTTGAACATTTAAGTGTAAGACCGGATATTATTTCTTTCGGTAAAAAAACTCAGGTTTGTGGTGTTTTGGCGAACAAAGAAAAATTTGACGAAATCCCGAATAATGTTTTCAGAGAGAGCTCAAGAATCAATTCTACTTTTGGAGGAAATTTAATTGATATGCTCCGTTTCCAGTTGGTAATGGAAGTAATTGAAAAAGAAAATCTTTTGGAAAATGCCAATAGTGTTGGAGAATATCTTTTGGAAGGTTTACAGAAGCTGGCTCAGAAATTTCCTGAAAAATTATCTAACGCAAGAGGTAAGGGTTTGATGTGTGCAATAGATCTGCCATCCGGTGAGCGAAGAGATAAGATAAGAAACGAGCTGTACAACGATGGTTTAATCATACTTTCATGTGGTGACCAATCCATCAGATTCAGACCACATTTGAATGTTACAAAAGAAGAAATTCAGATTGCTTTGGATAAAATCGAAAACAATATTAATAAAATTTAA
- a CDS encoding endonuclease, whose translation MKKFLFSAVFLSAVLSAQAPANYYDGTAGLTGYALKTKLHNIISAKNINWHYGDLPNYYNQTDLDKYYDHGPGNTTILLDIYSEIPAGPDSYEYTSANLLSGAGTVEGMGYNREHAVPQNTFNSNYPMYSDLHFVIPTDARVNNLRNSYPYGIGNATVHHSFTNSSRVSNSAIPNYAYTNRVYEPIAEFRGDIARMLLYFAVRYEDKLPSFNYTTNVNPEMDRSPFDGTAERAFEPGYITMLLQWHQQDPVSQREIDRNNAVFAIQNNRNPFVDNPQWINAIWVQTPDSVAPQTPLNLTSTQAGANFTSLSWSPSTSTDVIGYNIYQNGTYLTTTKSTSIVIDHLTASTTYNYTVKAYDAGYLLSLDSNTISVSTLATYSNSKDLFITKYIEGTGDNKAIEIVNRTGHEVNLNDYNIRVQYYNSTGTNPGYYYGKSFELEGKISNNESLVILNPKASLSCYTNTNADFLTAGDAMTFSGTQYVELNYKSTTVDAIGSRFVSNSLGDVSLYRKSTVTQPNTSFTIGEWDSYGVNYCQNLGNLSVSDLISGNNEFKIYPNPVSDYISVSGNVENVKTVQILDYSGKLIYTENNPFKNRKNISVQNLSGGNYILNLDGKTFKLIKK comes from the coding sequence ATGAAGAAATTTTTATTCTCTGCTGTGTTTTTATCTGCTGTTTTATCTGCTCAGGCTCCGGCTAATTATTACGATGGAACTGCGGGTCTTACAGGATATGCTTTAAAAACTAAACTTCACAATATTATTTCAGCCAAAAATATCAACTGGCATTATGGTGATCTTCCAAATTACTATAATCAGACAGATTTAGATAAATATTATGATCACGGACCTGGCAACACAACAATTTTGCTGGATATTTATTCTGAAATTCCTGCCGGACCAGATTCTTATGAATATACTTCTGCAAATCTCCTTTCAGGTGCCGGAACTGTGGAAGGAATGGGATACAACAGAGAGCACGCTGTTCCTCAAAATACCTTCAACAGCAACTATCCAATGTATTCGGATTTACATTTTGTAATTCCTACTGATGCGAGAGTGAATAATCTACGAAACAGCTATCCTTATGGAATTGGCAATGCCACTGTGCATCATTCCTTTACAAACAGTTCCAGAGTTTCTAACAGTGCAATCCCGAATTATGCCTATACTAACCGTGTTTACGAACCCATCGCTGAGTTCAGGGGCGATATAGCAAGAATGCTTTTGTATTTTGCTGTGAGATATGAGGATAAGTTGCCTTCATTTAACTATACGACCAACGTCAATCCTGAAATGGACAGATCGCCTTTTGATGGGACTGCCGAGCGTGCTTTTGAGCCGGGCTACATTACCATGTTGTTGCAATGGCATCAGCAGGATCCTGTTTCTCAAAGGGAAATTGACAGAAATAATGCAGTTTTTGCTATTCAGAATAACAGAAATCCTTTCGTTGATAATCCGCAATGGATTAACGCAATTTGGGTGCAAACGCCCGACAGTGTTGCTCCTCAGACACCATTAAATTTAACATCTACACAAGCTGGTGCTAATTTTACTTCCTTATCATGGTCGCCAAGCACGAGTACCGATGTGATAGGTTATAATATTTATCAGAATGGAACTTATCTTACGACAACAAAATCTACATCTATTGTAATTGATCACCTCACTGCTTCAACAACGTATAATTATACGGTAAAAGCATATGATGCGGGATATCTGCTTTCTCTTGACAGCAATACAATTTCGGTTTCTACTTTGGCAACATATTCAAATTCAAAAGATCTCTTTATTACAAAATATATTGAGGGAACCGGAGACAATAAAGCGATTGAAATCGTCAACAGAACAGGACATGAAGTTAACCTGAACGATTATAATATCAGGGTACAATATTATAACAGCACCGGTACAAATCCAGGTTACTATTACGGGAAAAGTTTTGAGCTCGAAGGCAAAATTTCTAATAATGAAAGTTTAGTAATCCTAAATCCAAAAGCTTCACTTTCATGTTATACCAATACCAATGCAGATTTCCTTACCGCAGGAGATGCCATGACTTTTTCCGGAACTCAATATGTGGAATTAAATTATAAATCAACGACTGTAGATGCCATTGGAAGCAGATTTGTGAGCAATTCACTTGGTGATGTTTCTTTGTACAGAAAAAGTACTGTTACACAACCGAATACAAGTTTCACAATTGGTGAGTGGGATTCTTATGGCGTGAATTACTGTCAGAATTTGGGTAACCTTTCAGTTTCTGATTTGATTTCAGGGAATAATGAATTCAAAATCTATCCAAATCCTGTTTCTGATTATATTTCTGTCAGCGGAAATGTAGAGAATGTGAAAACGGTTCAGATTTTAGATTATTCAGGGAAATTGATTTATACTGAAAACAATCCGTTTAAAAACAGGAAAAATATTTCGGTACAGAATCTATCCGGCGGAAATTACATCCTTAATCTGGATGGGAAAACTTTTAAACTTATAAAGAAGTAG